The Methanomassiliicoccales archaeon region CCCATCCCTACCTGGTCTTGAAGTTACCTTGGCAAGACCCATTTCCGTCTGAATTACAGCGCCTTTGTTGATAATATTCCTCTGGACATAGTTGGGATTTGCAGGGTTTTCTTTCACTGTTACAATCTTCACGCGAGAAGTTTTTCTTGTAGCAGGATCAACAACATTGGCAAATTGGGCCGAGAGCATTCTAATCTTCCAGTTCCCTCCCATTGTTCTTATCTTCTGGAGCTTCTCATCTCCAAGGTGAGCTGGTTGCACCTCGGTTCCAATTTCGAACCTACGCTTTTTACGG contains the following coding sequences:
- a CDS encoding 30S ribosomal protein S8e: MALWQGKSRRKPTGGLLRPFRKKRRFEIGTEVQPAHLGDEKLQKIRTMGGNWKIRMLSAQFANVVDPATRKTSRVKIVTVKENPANPNYVQRNIINKGAVIQTEMGLAKVTSRPGRDGTVNAILIK